The following are encoded together in the Deinococcus cellulosilyticus NBRC 106333 = KACC 11606 genome:
- the hemH gene encoding ferrochelatase has product MTTETIGVLFMAYGGPESLEDLPGYLSDIRHGRTTNSEVLEEITHNYASIGGKSPLLGITKEQAAKATELLNKNGVKYKAYLGMRHWAPWIEETVRDMLDEGIKKAVAIVLAPHYSSLSVAKYHQKVKAGLDMFHGHIDFEFIDSYHNHPKYIQAMVNRVKQGIAQFPEGEDVHVVLSAHSLPERIIKMGDPYQDQLFESARLIAEGAGLKEDQWSWSYQSAGRSPEPWLGPQLEDHVVALHEKGVKNVVSVVIGFVSDHVEILYDIDIKAQAAAKEMGMTLVRPPSLNTDPLYMETLAELIEEKAKGLLG; this is encoded by the coding sequence ATGACCACAGAAACCATTGGTGTGCTTTTCATGGCTTACGGTGGTCCTGAGTCCCTCGAAGACCTGCCGGGATACCTGAGCGACATCCGTCATGGCCGCACCACCAACAGCGAAGTGCTTGAAGAAATCACCCACAACTATGCCTCCATCGGTGGGAAAAGTCCTCTGCTGGGCATCACAAAAGAGCAGGCTGCAAAAGCCACCGAGCTCCTCAACAAAAACGGAGTGAAATACAAAGCTTACCTGGGGATGCGCCACTGGGCACCGTGGATCGAGGAAACCGTGCGGGACATGCTGGATGAAGGCATCAAAAAAGCCGTTGCCATCGTGCTGGCCCCCCATTACAGCAGCCTTTCTGTGGCCAAGTACCACCAGAAGGTCAAGGCCGGGCTGGACATGTTTCACGGGCACATCGACTTCGAGTTCATCGACAGCTACCACAACCATCCCAAATACATTCAGGCGATGGTCAATCGGGTGAAACAGGGCATTGCCCAGTTCCCCGAGGGAGAAGACGTGCATGTGGTCCTCAGTGCCCACAGCCTCCCAGAGCGCATCATCAAGATGGGTGACCCGTATCAGGACCAGCTTTTTGAAAGTGCCCGTCTGATTGCAGAGGGGGCAGGCCTGAAAGAAGACCAGTGGAGCTGGTCCTACCAGTCTGCAGGCCGCAGCCCTGAACCCTGGCTCGGACCACAACTTGAAGACCATGTGGTGGCCCTGCACGAAAAAGGGGTCAAGAACGTGGTCAGCGTGGTGATTGGCTTTGTCAGTGACCACGTGGAAATCCTGTACGACATCGACATCAAGGCACAGGCGGCTGCAAAAGAGATGGGCATGACCCTGGTGCGTCCCCCGAGCCTCAACACCGATCCCCTCTACATGGAAACCCTTGCGGAACTGATTGAGGAAAAGGCAAAAGGGCTGCTGGGATGA
- the hemE gene encoding uroporphyrinogen decarboxylase has translation MSNNLKNSRFLKALRREATDATPVWFMRQAGRYMPEYRELRAKTTMLGAIQDPDIATEITLQPINAFNLDAAILFNDILPPLIGMGLSLDFQGGVGPVIHNPITSVKDVDRLATPPTRETLGYTFKAIEQISAELTPRGIPLIGFVGSPFTLASYAIEGGGSKNYERTKGLMYSEPAAWKRLMTKFEVILSDYLQEQAKAGASALQIFDSWAGALSPSDYLRFVYPYTKNVIQNAKKSGVPVIYFATGTSTMLTQIASMGSDVVGVDWRISLGDAWAQLQPDQAIQGNLDPLLLKAPWRELSFQAERVLQEAAGRPGHVFNLGHGILPGTPVDNVARLADFVHEKTQTGALV, from the coding sequence ATGTCAAACAACCTGAAAAACAGCCGCTTCTTGAAGGCACTCCGCCGGGAAGCCACGGACGCCACGCCCGTCTGGTTCATGCGCCAGGCAGGCCGCTACATGCCCGAATACCGTGAATTGCGCGCCAAAACCACCATGCTTGGGGCCATCCAGGACCCGGACATCGCCACCGAGATCACCCTGCAGCCCATCAATGCCTTCAACCTGGATGCTGCGATTCTTTTCAATGACATCCTGCCGCCCCTGATCGGCATGGGTCTCAGCCTGGATTTCCAGGGCGGTGTGGGACCCGTGATTCACAACCCCATCACCTCGGTCAAAGATGTGGACCGTCTGGCCACCCCTCCCACCAGAGAAACCCTGGGTTACACCTTCAAGGCCATCGAGCAGATCAGTGCAGAACTGACCCCCAGAGGCATTCCCCTGATTGGTTTCGTGGGCAGTCCCTTCACCCTGGCGAGCTACGCCATTGAAGGGGGCGGCAGCAAGAACTACGAGCGCACCAAGGGCCTGATGTACTCAGAACCTGCCGCCTGGAAGCGCCTGATGACCAAGTTCGAGGTGATTCTGTCGGATTACCTGCAGGAACAGGCGAAAGCAGGGGCAAGCGCCCTGCAGATCTTTGACTCCTGGGCAGGTGCCCTGAGCCCCTCCGACTACCTGCGCTTTGTGTACCCCTACACCAAAAACGTGATCCAGAACGCCAAGAAATCGGGCGTGCCCGTGATCTACTTTGCCACCGGAACCTCCACCATGCTGACCCAGATTGCCAGCATGGGCAGCGACGTGGTGGGCGTGGACTGGCGCATTTCCCTCGGAGACGCCTGGGCGCAACTGCAACCCGATCAGGCCATTCAGGGGAACCTCGATCCCCTGCTCCTGAAAGCCCCCTGGCGTGAACTGTCCTTCCAGGCCGAGCGTGTGCTGCAGGAGGCCGCAGGCCGCCCCGGTCACGTTTTCAACCTGGGGCACGGAATTCTGCCCGGAACCCCGGTGGACAACGTTGCAAGGCTCGCTGACTTTGTGCACGAGAAAACCCAGACGGGGGCCCTGGTATGA
- a CDS encoding S41 family peptidase: METLTRNTLHKTTRQDLLSRLADAFRDTYVYPETGLLLHDTLQMWREEETPEDQDTAAWCKGLTRRLRALVPDLHLNVFPRTVEETRGQAVHQGVQKFEYLAGNVAYVDLRGFFEPESAVPMLDAVMTLARPAKGLIIDLRKNGGGSGETVAYLCSHLLAARTHLQSFTERGSDFKRQSWTLPYLPHRDTEKPVVVLISKHTGSAAEEFAYNLKALKRATLIGETTAGAAHTVNIISLNDEVGAFIPTGHPISPYTEGHWEGVGVTPDIEVKSEEALEKALEHLQSLP, translated from the coding sequence ATGGAAACCCTCACCCGCAACACCCTGCACAAAACCACCCGGCAGGACCTCCTCTCCAGACTGGCCGATGCATTCAGAGACACCTACGTGTACCCCGAAACCGGCCTCCTGCTGCACGACACCCTCCAGATGTGGCGCGAGGAGGAAACCCCTGAAGATCAGGACACTGCTGCGTGGTGCAAAGGGCTGACCCGCAGGTTGAGGGCACTGGTCCCGGACCTGCACCTGAACGTGTTCCCCCGGACGGTGGAAGAAACACGCGGGCAGGCCGTGCATCAGGGGGTACAGAAATTCGAGTACCTGGCTGGAAATGTCGCTTATGTGGATCTGCGGGGCTTCTTTGAGCCCGAAAGTGCCGTCCCCATGCTTGACGCCGTGATGACCCTGGCAAGGCCCGCAAAAGGGCTGATCATTGACCTGCGCAAAAACGGTGGGGGTAGTGGAGAAACCGTGGCCTACCTGTGCAGCCACCTGCTTGCTGCCCGCACCCACCTGCAATCCTTCACCGAAAGGGGCAGCGACTTCAAGCGCCAGAGCTGGACCCTGCCCTACCTCCCCCACCGGGACACCGAGAAACCCGTGGTGGTCCTGATCAGCAAACACACCGGATCTGCTGCAGAGGAATTCGCCTACAACCTCAAAGCCCTGAAACGCGCCACCCTGATCGGAGAAACCACCGCCGGAGCAGCCCACACCGTCAACATCATCTCCCTTAATGATGAAGTGGGCGCATTCATCCCCACCGGGCACCCCATCAGCCCTTACACCGAAGGCCACTGGGAAGGGGTGGGCGTGACGCCCGACATCGAAGTGAAAAGCGAAGAGGCCCTTGAGAAAGCCCTCGAACACCTGCAGAGCCTTCCCTGA
- the hemG gene encoding protoporphyrinogen oxidase produces MKPVVIVGGGIAGLSAAWELFQKGIPFVLLEESGRLGGKITTARFRGFLIEGAADAFITQKPHAEQLARELGMEDDLITTLPENKKTYLLREGKLNRIPPSFKLIAPLDDEEFLASNLLSEEGKKRLLEEQFIPPRQGGGDESLASFITRRFGPEATTTIAEPMLGGIYVSNPEKLSMQAAFPQYLKMEQEYGSVIRGVRENNRKNPQTKPIFYSLKNGMGSLIERLYTELHEHIRLGGNVVKVDREHRVYLEEGEVIEASQVILATPAATSKAFLQENFPETAELMNELETNSSAVAVFGFNRDQIEFDVSTYGFIVSGTEPTPLLAGTIHSSKFEGRAPEKQVLIRAYLGGHRNPHIPEMHSPEIAEMGLNALRPILGIQGNPLFWRVYNWLENNPMYKVGHIERVKNIQNSLPDTIRLIGSSYGGVGIPDCIRYAREMVRHMVP; encoded by the coding sequence ATGAAACCCGTGGTGATTGTGGGCGGAGGGATTGCAGGTCTCTCCGCCGCCTGGGAGCTTTTTCAAAAGGGCATTCCTTTTGTGCTGCTGGAAGAATCAGGTCGTCTTGGAGGCAAGATCACCACGGCCCGCTTTCGGGGTTTTCTGATTGAGGGGGCCGCAGATGCCTTCATCACCCAGAAGCCTCATGCAGAACAGCTTGCCCGCGAACTCGGGATGGAAGACGACCTGATCACCACCCTGCCAGAGAACAAAAAAACGTATTTGCTCAGGGAAGGGAAACTCAACCGCATTCCCCCGAGCTTCAAGCTGATTGCCCCCCTCGACGATGAAGAGTTTCTGGCCTCCAACCTGCTCTCCGAAGAAGGCAAGAAGCGCCTGCTGGAGGAGCAATTCATTCCTCCCAGACAGGGTGGGGGAGACGAGAGTCTGGCCTCCTTCATCACCCGCAGGTTTGGGCCTGAAGCGACCACCACCATTGCAGAACCCATGCTGGGCGGAATCTACGTTTCCAACCCCGAGAAACTCAGCATGCAGGCAGCGTTTCCGCAATACCTGAAAATGGAGCAGGAGTACGGCAGCGTGATCAGGGGTGTGCGGGAAAACAACCGCAAAAACCCCCAGACAAAGCCCATCTTCTACTCCCTGAAAAACGGCATGGGCAGCCTGATCGAGCGCCTCTACACCGAACTCCACGAGCACATCCGCCTGGGTGGAAACGTGGTGAAGGTGGACCGGGAGCATCGGGTCTACCTGGAAGAGGGTGAGGTCATTGAGGCCAGTCAGGTGATCCTTGCGACCCCCGCAGCCACCAGCAAAGCCTTCTTGCAAGAGAACTTCCCTGAAACGGCAGAATTGATGAATGAACTGGAAACCAACAGTTCCGCTGTGGCTGTGTTTGGTTTCAACCGGGACCAGATCGAATTTGATGTGTCCACATATGGGTTCATCGTCTCTGGGACAGAGCCGACTCCACTGCTGGCAGGCACCATCCACTCCAGCAAATTTGAAGGCCGTGCGCCAGAAAAACAGGTGCTCATCCGGGCTTACCTGGGAGGCCACCGCAACCCACACATCCCAGAGATGCACAGCCCTGAAATCGCAGAGATGGGCCTGAATGCCCTGCGTCCCATTCTGGGCATCCAGGGAAACCCGCTGTTCTGGCGGGTTTACAACTGGCTGGAGAACAACCCGATGTACAAAGTTGGACACATCGAGCGGGTGAAAAACATCCAGAACAGCCTGCCAGACACCATCAGACTGATTGGCAGCAGCTATGGAGGGGTCGGGATTCCTGACTGCATCCGCTATGCCCGGGAGATGGTTCGTCATATGGTGCCCTGA
- a CDS encoding FdhF/YdeP family oxidoreductase gives MPLKPVHRGWDPRHWVSLSPFGIGHVKPNNFYEVFRAFSENRDQLNYAYKILNEGVCDGCALGTTGMRDWTIKGIHLCNIRLRLLRLNTMPALNPEVLQDISKLSQKSSADLRELGRIPFPLLRRKGDNHFSRISWEDALEHISVRIRSTEPEKLGVYVTSRGIPNETYYVVQKAVRAMGSNNIDNAARICHSPSTVALKEAIGVGATTCSYKDMIGTDVIVFVGSNPAVNQPVMMKYLYYAKKAGTKIIMVNPYREPAMDKYWIPSDPESALFGTRVTDTFYQVLPGGDIAFLSGTLRHIIEHNWLDNAFIQDHTTGFEEVKQRVLSTPWEDFEKSSGLTRTDMLEFALSLFKAQRGILVWSMGVTQNTRGEDTVHAVVNLALSRGFLGQEGSGLMPIRGHSGVQGGAEMGAYANVLPGGIPATSENLASLSEKWHFEVPVSSGLNAPEMLEQGMDVLWSIGGNFLEVLPDPEGVRALLSKVPLRIHQDIFLTSQMLVEGDEVLILPATTRYEIPGGVTETSTERRVIFSPEIEGPRIEEARWEGRVFLDVAKQVRPELAEQLTYTHMGALREEIARVIPMYSGIENLRSRGDAFQYGGSMLCRGGSCPTPDGKAHFKAIGLPERNLPEGAFSLVTRRGKQFNSMVHEHIDPVNKAPREAIFISHLDAEQLGLKKGDPVRVHNTHGEMLGTVFPCDLKRGSLQVHWPEGNVLLDPSKHSPKARIPAYKESFAFLEKRA, from the coding sequence ATGCCGCTCAAACCCGTACACCGTGGATGGGACCCGAGGCACTGGGTCTCCCTCTCCCCTTTTGGCATCGGGCACGTGAAGCCCAACAATTTTTATGAGGTGTTCCGTGCATTTTCCGAGAACCGGGACCAGCTGAATTACGCCTACAAGATCCTCAATGAGGGGGTGTGTGACGGGTGCGCCCTGGGAACCACCGGGATGCGGGACTGGACCATCAAGGGCATTCACCTGTGCAACATCCGCCTGAGGCTCCTGAGGCTGAACACCATGCCTGCCCTGAATCCCGAGGTGCTGCAGGACATCTCGAAACTCAGTCAGAAGAGCTCTGCGGACCTGCGGGAACTTGGGCGCATTCCATTTCCCTTGCTCAGGCGCAAGGGGGACAACCATTTTTCCAGAATCAGCTGGGAAGACGCTCTGGAGCACATCAGTGTGCGGATTCGCTCAACAGAACCAGAGAAACTGGGCGTGTACGTCACCAGTCGCGGCATTCCCAACGAGACCTACTATGTGGTGCAGAAGGCCGTGCGGGCGATGGGCAGCAACAACATCGACAATGCAGCACGCATCTGTCATTCGCCCAGCACGGTGGCCCTGAAGGAAGCCATCGGGGTGGGGGCAACCACCTGCAGCTACAAGGACATGATCGGGACGGATGTGATTGTTTTTGTGGGCTCCAACCCTGCAGTGAACCAGCCCGTGATGATGAAGTACCTGTACTACGCCAAGAAAGCCGGCACGAAGATCATCATGGTGAACCCCTACCGCGAGCCCGCGATGGACAAATACTGGATTCCGAGCGATCCAGAGAGTGCCCTCTTCGGAACCCGCGTGACCGACACCTTCTACCAGGTGCTCCCTGGAGGAGACATCGCCTTCCTGAGTGGCACTTTGAGGCACATCATCGAGCACAACTGGCTGGACAATGCTTTCATTCAGGACCACACCACCGGGTTTGAAGAGGTGAAACAACGGGTCCTGTCCACCCCCTGGGAGGACTTCGAGAAAAGCAGTGGCCTGACCCGCACCGACATGCTGGAATTTGCCCTTTCGCTCTTCAAGGCGCAGCGTGGCATTCTGGTGTGGAGCATGGGCGTCACCCAGAACACCCGGGGTGAAGACACCGTGCATGCAGTGGTCAATCTGGCCCTCTCCAGAGGCTTCCTGGGACAGGAGGGCAGCGGCCTGATGCCCATCCGGGGTCACTCCGGCGTGCAGGGAGGTGCAGAGATGGGAGCTTATGCCAATGTTTTGCCTGGCGGCATCCCGGCAACCTCCGAAAACCTGGCTTCCCTCAGTGAGAAATGGCACTTTGAGGTGCCTGTATCTTCTGGCCTCAATGCCCCCGAGATGCTGGAGCAGGGCATGGATGTGCTGTGGAGCATCGGAGGCAACTTTCTGGAGGTGCTTCCCGATCCTGAAGGGGTGAGGGCACTTCTCAGCAAGGTGCCACTGCGCATCCATCAGGACATCTTCCTGACCTCCCAGATGCTGGTGGAGGGAGATGAGGTGCTGATTCTTCCAGCCACCACCCGCTATGAGATCCCCGGAGGGGTCACCGAGACGTCCACCGAACGCCGGGTGATTTTCAGTCCGGAAATCGAAGGGCCCCGCATCGAGGAGGCCCGCTGGGAAGGCCGGGTGTTTCTGGATGTCGCAAAACAGGTGCGGCCTGAACTTGCAGAACAGCTGACCTACACCCACATGGGAGCCCTCCGGGAAGAAATTGCCCGGGTGATCCCCATGTACAGCGGCATCGAAAACCTCAGGTCCAGAGGGGACGCCTTCCAGTACGGCGGAAGCATGCTGTGCAGAGGGGGAAGCTGCCCCACCCCGGATGGCAAGGCCCACTTCAAGGCCATTGGGCTCCCAGAACGCAACCTCCCTGAAGGGGCGTTCTCGCTGGTGACCCGCAGGGGGAAGCAGTTCAACAGCATGGTGCACGAGCACATCGACCCGGTGAACAAGGCCCCCAGAGAGGCCATCTTCATCAGCCATCTGGACGCCGAACAGCTTGGCCTGAAAAAAGGCGACCCGGTGCGGGTGCACAACACGCATGGCGAAATGCTGGGCACCGTTTTCCCCTGCGACCTGAAGCGGGGAAGCCTGCAGGTGCACTGGCCCGAAGGCAATGTGCTGCTTGATCCCAGCAAGCATTCGCCAAAAGCCCGCATTCCTGCCTACAAGGAGTCCTTTGCCTTCCTCGAAAAGCGTGCGTGA
- the fdhD gene encoding formate dehydrogenase accessory sulfurtransferase FdhD, protein MPSSKSVREVQVRSYTGQQVSKTDLLTVEEPLEIQLCFEDQVRTVAITMRTPGQDVELAAGFLFSEGLLSGPEQILRIEHFTPSGAIPTENTLRVTLSTPLPDFSGLERHFFTSSACGVCGRNSFENLGLRTGPVLSEVQFTPEQILALLPQMRQAQTTFRLTGGIHASALFDPQGKLLDLMEDVGRHNALDKLLGKPFLAGRLPAHDHLLLTSSRLSFELVQKTITAGIPVLCGLSAPSSLAVELAEAFNVTLIGFLREGSFNVYSGFDRLEEV, encoded by the coding sequence TTGCCTTCCTCGAAAAGCGTGCGTGAAGTTCAGGTTCGGTCCTACACCGGTCAGCAGGTCAGCAAAACCGATCTGCTGACGGTGGAAGAACCCCTGGAAATCCAGCTGTGTTTCGAAGATCAGGTGCGCACGGTGGCCATCACCATGCGCACACCAGGGCAGGATGTGGAACTTGCAGCAGGATTTCTGTTCAGTGAAGGCCTCCTTTCAGGGCCAGAGCAGATCCTCAGGATCGAGCATTTCACCCCATCAGGCGCAATTCCCACCGAGAACACCCTGCGGGTCACCCTCAGCACCCCTCTTCCAGATTTCTCGGGTCTGGAGCGGCACTTTTTCACCAGCAGTGCCTGTGGTGTGTGCGGACGGAACAGTTTTGAAAACCTGGGGCTGCGCACAGGACCCGTGCTCTCTGAGGTGCAGTTCACCCCTGAGCAGATTCTGGCTCTGCTGCCCCAGATGCGACAGGCCCAGACCACTTTCAGGCTCACTGGAGGCATCCATGCCAGTGCCCTTTTTGATCCGCAGGGAAAGCTGCTGGACCTCATGGAAGATGTGGGCAGGCACAACGCCCTGGACAAACTGCTGGGCAAACCCTTTCTGGCAGGTCGGCTTCCAGCCCACGATCACCTGCTGCTGACCAGCAGCAGGTTGAGTTTCGAACTGGTGCAGAAAACCATCACCGCTGGAATCCCTGTGCTGTGCGGCCTTTCCGCCCCCAGCAGTCTTGCCGTCGAGCTGGCAGAAGCCTTCAACGTCACATTGATTGGGTTTCTCAGGGAAGGCAGTTTCAATGTGTATTCGGGCTTTGATCGGCTGGAAGAGGTTTAA
- a CDS encoding arginase, with the protein MNTKRASPVLLSIDWDHYAGMVEHVFDSPFWGTPDLEYHRAERWWDLARKRGGGLEVLQQDFPLYGDPLELLQYSGKPVFAALSHDSAWEWLARFEAGRVVNVDSHHDLFSLSGDPEQVRPGNWAGLGIRRGKILDYTCIYPAWHEDVRVTEGFDLERTWQEVEPHFSAEERERIHLERGGPLPDPQQVQAVLLVQSPAWTNPLFDGVFFELLEKLQGTCLTEPLRRV; encoded by the coding sequence GTGAACACCAAACGGGCTTCACCTGTTTTGCTGAGCATCGACTGGGACCATTACGCCGGAATGGTTGAGCATGTGTTTGACAGCCCTTTCTGGGGTACCCCTGATCTGGAGTACCACCGTGCAGAGCGGTGGTGGGATCTGGCCCGCAAGCGTGGAGGAGGGCTGGAGGTGTTGCAGCAGGATTTTCCGCTGTATGGTGATCCGCTTGAGCTGCTGCAGTACTCCGGGAAACCTGTCTTTGCGGCCCTCAGCCATGACAGTGCCTGGGAATGGCTTGCCAGGTTTGAGGCGGGCAGGGTGGTCAATGTGGATTCGCATCATGATCTCTTCTCCCTGAGTGGGGACCCGGAGCAGGTGCGTCCTGGAAACTGGGCAGGCCTGGGCATCAGGAGGGGGAAAATTCTGGATTACACCTGCATTTATCCAGCGTGGCACGAGGATGTGCGGGTGACGGAGGGGTTTGATCTGGAGCGCACCTGGCAGGAAGTGGAGCCCCATTTTTCAGCAGAGGAGCGGGAGCGCATCCATCTGGAACGGGGTGGCCCACTTCCCGATCCACAGCAGGTCCAGGCCGTACTGCTGGTGCAGTCTCCGGCCTGGACGAATCCACTGTTCGATGGGGTGTTTTTTGAATTGCTGGAGAAGCTGCAGGGAACTTGCCTGACCGAACCCCTCAGGAGGGTGTGA
- a CDS encoding PAS domain-containing sensor histidine kinase, with translation MFDPTMIDSLPEFSFDTLFQHHPLGMWLVDAVSLKILAANQAAIRAYGYTEGQWKTLTLLDLCVIEESVLREAFSRQPCFAGGREYVFVRQDQSALIVDLSWQVFQNHRILLTAREVTREGSQFLTPLERMAELSRMIRAEHGLEAAQTLSQELQQRMAEALQAAEVGVWEWDLISSQVLWDEQTAFLMGTTLEDFNGRIEGFNRLVHPEDVEGVGEALAHSRDNQQPFEKSFRVRTQEGQERWLMSRGRYDYTPEGMAYRITGVILDITARIQAETALRDSEKRLRELSEAQKRFIADAAHELRTPLTAIQGNIDIFMRYPNIPDDEKLDILGDVQRESNRLGRLVNDMLQLARGDSGATLREEEVQLDQVIVDVWRDLSRVVPFHHMLLGEVEPLQIMGDQDRLKQLLLILLENALKYTPEGGTVSVSLSRQEKCAEMRVMDTGYGISEEDLPRVFERFFRADRSRTRGEDPGGTGLGLPIAKWIVESHKGKIWLESELGKGTTAVVQLPVYEG, from the coding sequence ATGTTTGACCCCACCATGATTGACAGCTTGCCGGAATTTTCATTTGACACCCTGTTTCAGCACCACCCTTTGGGCATGTGGCTGGTCGATGCCGTGTCCCTGAAGATCCTGGCGGCCAATCAGGCCGCAATCCGGGCTTATGGATACACCGAGGGCCAGTGGAAGACCCTGACCCTGCTGGACCTCTGCGTGATTGAAGAAAGTGTTTTGAGGGAAGCTTTTTCCAGACAGCCCTGCTTCGCTGGAGGCAGGGAATATGTCTTTGTGCGCCAGGACCAGTCCGCCCTGATTGTGGACCTCTCCTGGCAGGTGTTCCAGAACCACAGAATCCTGCTGACCGCCCGGGAGGTGACCCGCGAAGGATCACAGTTCCTGACCCCTCTGGAACGCATGGCGGAACTCTCCCGGATGATCCGTGCCGAGCATGGTCTGGAAGCCGCGCAGACCCTCAGCCAGGAGTTGCAGCAGCGCATGGCTGAGGCGTTGCAGGCCGCAGAGGTGGGCGTCTGGGAATGGGACCTGATTTCCAGTCAGGTCCTGTGGGACGAGCAGACCGCCTTCCTGATGGGCACCACCCTGGAAGACTTCAATGGACGCATTGAGGGGTTCAACAGGCTGGTTCATCCCGAGGACGTGGAAGGAGTGGGTGAGGCCCTGGCCCACTCCAGAGACAACCAGCAGCCTTTCGAGAAATCCTTCCGGGTGAGGACCCAGGAGGGGCAGGAACGCTGGCTGATGTCCCGGGGCCGTTACGACTACACCCCCGAAGGCATGGCCTACCGAATCACCGGAGTCATTCTGGACATCACCGCCCGCATTCAGGCCGAGACTGCGCTGCGGGACAGCGAAAAACGCCTGCGGGAGCTCAGTGAGGCCCAGAAGCGCTTCATTGCCGATGCCGCCCACGAACTGCGCACCCCTCTGACGGCCATTCAGGGGAACATCGACATTTTCATGCGCTACCCCAACATTCCAGACGATGAGAAACTGGACATTCTGGGTGACGTGCAGCGCGAATCCAACCGCCTGGGACGACTGGTCAATGACATGCTGCAACTCGCCAGAGGGGACAGCGGAGCCACCCTGCGGGAAGAGGAAGTGCAACTCGATCAGGTGATTGTGGATGTGTGGCGTGACCTCAGCCGGGTGGTGCCATTCCACCACATGCTGCTCGGAGAAGTGGAACCCCTGCAGATCATGGGGGACCAGGACCGCCTGAAACAACTCCTCTTGATCCTGCTGGAAAACGCCCTCAAGTACACCCCGGAGGGAGGAACGGTCTCGGTTTCCCTGAGCAGACAGGAAAAGTGCGCCGAGATGCGCGTGATGGACACGGGATACGGCATCTCCGAAGAGGACCTACCCCGTGTCTTCGAGCGTTTTTTCCGTGCGGACCGTTCCAGAACCCGTGGAGAAGACCCTGGAGGAACCGGACTGGGTCTCCCGATTGCCAAATGGATTGTGGAAAGCCACAAAGGCAAAATCTGGCTGGAAAGTGAACTCGGCAAAGGGACCACGGCGGTGGTTCAGCTTCCGGTGTATGAGGGTTAA